One Ignavibacterium album JCM 16511 genomic region harbors:
- a CDS encoding DUF4199 family protein, with protein MKKYLPTFIAGFGAAVLSIVPGIKSFSCCLIVPAAAILALILDQRVNKNFERIAASKAVVFGLMTGLFATFFITALDILITFITKSNDFIEALPQSESLIRELNFGPMAEESLKLLKQMAKQIQKSGFSPLYLFILFISNFITNTIFGMIGGLIGMGLLNKRRTEE; from the coding sequence TTGAAAAAATATCTCCCAACTTTTATTGCAGGATTTGGTGCTGCTGTTTTATCAATCGTTCCGGGCATTAAAAGTTTCAGTTGTTGTTTGATTGTACCCGCTGCAGCAATTTTAGCTTTAATCTTAGATCAGAGAGTCAATAAAAATTTTGAACGAATCGCAGCCAGTAAAGCTGTGGTATTTGGTCTGATGACCGGATTGTTCGCCACTTTTTTTATAACGGCACTTGATATTTTAATCACATTCATAACTAAATCAAATGATTTTATCGAAGCACTTCCACAATCAGAATCTTTAATCCGTGAACTTAATTTCGGACCAATGGCTGAGGAATCATTAAAGCTGCTGAAACAAATGGCAAAACAAATCCAGAAGTCAGGATTTTCCCCGCTTTATTTGTTCATTTTATTTATAAGTAATTTCATCACCAATACAATTTTCGGAATGATTGGTGGACTTATAGGAATGGGATTATTGAACAAGAGAAGAACGGAAGAATAA
- a CDS encoding DUF2085 domain-containing protein yields MQSKKVFSIKLILLSGLVIWNIGIFSPCLIGKDNLFVYHLIKFFYSPVCHQKIERSFTCNHLQLMVCARCTGIYFGALITAFLNLLPVSISISKRLLFYSAIPMLLDVIFISFGVYEYNKVISFITGNIFGASLFIFIFEIIKDYFLELTKEKNF; encoded by the coding sequence ATGCAAAGCAAAAAAGTTTTTTCAATAAAACTAATTTTACTTTCCGGACTTGTTATTTGGAACATTGGAATATTCAGTCCTTGCTTGATTGGAAAAGATAATCTGTTTGTATATCATCTTATAAAATTTTTCTATTCACCTGTGTGCCATCAAAAAATTGAAAGAAGTTTTACCTGTAACCATTTGCAACTGATGGTTTGTGCCAGATGTACAGGAATTTATTTTGGTGCTTTGATTACTGCTTTTCTAAACCTTTTGCCGGTATCAATCAGCATAAGTAAACGCCTTTTGTTTTATAGTGCAATTCCAATGTTGCTTGATGTTATTTTTATAAGCTTTGGAGTTTATGAATACAACAAAGTTATTTCATTCATCACAGGAAATATCTTCGGTGCATCACTATTTATTTTTATCTTTGAAATAATAAAAGATTATTTTCTTGAATTAACTAAGGAAAAAAATTTTTGA